AGATATACAAATGAGTATGGATTAAAAATTTTAGGGTAAAAATGAAAGgggaaattttggggtgcaacatgtGGGTGAGGATGTGCCTGCGCTATCACTTTCAACATCGTCATTAGAAAATAGAGCATCAAAAGTGAAATCGATGGAGGAAGCCTTGTCGTCTGTTGAACTCTTAGAGAGCATCCCAAATCATAATCATCGGTTATAAATATGAACTCATGGGTTAGTTGATCATTGATTTAATACTTTTCCACTTCACTCCTAAGGATAACATCACTGCTAAAGACCGACCACGACTACGAAAGACTTCCCCTACTAATTTACGCATGGAAAGCCTTGGGGACAGCTATTCCAGGCCAGCCAAAGCCATCACATGAGATATTCAAGGTACATTTTTTGATCTATACTTTAATACACTTATCTTGAAAACAGGCTTGGACGTTAAAATGTTAACCTTGTAGGTCTACCCTGCGCCATCACCATATTAAAGATCAGCACCACCAATTCAGGATTCCTTATTATCAAGACACATTTGTTTTAGTTCCATAATGAAACAAAAAGGATTGTAGATTTCCAATACTATAAGATATTGTTACGAATTTTAACCCTTTTCCAAAATAATTTGGCTGTTAGTATaagtcaattttcttgtagtgtgcaAACCACTTATTTCTTAGGTGCGAGAACACCTTACTTTTCTAGCAATTGAGAGGTTGCTTGACATGAAAATTGATAGAACTATTTATGAAAGCTTATTCAAATTTGTTAGTAGAATTTGAAGCTCTTAAATTCAGAATCAAATCATGACTCTCATCATAATAATTCTTTGGAAAACTTGGCACAAAAAAAAATGATATCAgattttaaaaaagtaaaattcACCTTGATAGAGACCTTCTTCATGTTAAACAATTGGTATATAGATATCAATTTCTCTCAAGGAGCTCATGTACACTTCAATTCACGAGTTTACAATTATAAAATGCTTTAACTTCAATTGAAAATCTCCTCCCGCATTTAGATTTATACAAGTTAATTTGTTATTTTCCTAGTCATAATTGGGTTAAGTAAAACACATATGAAGCTTAAAGAGGAAATCCTTGAATATCAATTTATGGTAGCAAAATTAAGGATAATTTAAGAATATTCTCACTACTAGAAAATttgcttttagtgaccgaattagagacagaaaatacttaaaaatcggtcactaaaacatTTAGCGACCGATTTAGCGACCATTAATTTTCGGTTGAAAAAATGCTAGTCACTAAGCTTTTGCGACGAATTTAGTGACCAAAATTTAACGACTGAACTGCTGACCGATTTTAGTGCTCTTTttcgtaaaataaaattaaaaattgttatACCACTTAAcatctattgttatattttacatttaaaaatatatacatgatttttatataaatatattatttgttaaaacaataaaaaagatgacacttttagtaaaaattaaaaattgaaagagaattaaaaccttaaaaaaataaaaataaaatagtaacaTAGTAAAGAGGattgaaaatagaaaaagaaaataaaaatatcagGGACCGAAATTCCGGTCTCTCATttgtatatataaattaaattgtatataaaaataatttttcgtGACTGAATATAGGCGGTCACAAAATAgtggtctctaaatcggtggctgatttattttagtgaccaatttagtgacctcttaaattTGGCtcataaaatatcaaattttggtggctaattcggtcactacagtgaccgAAATTTTTCGGTCACTAAAAACAAATTTTCTAGTAGTGTCCTGGGAACTTTCTCTATTAAAGTTGGATTTTGCAGCTCCTTTCAACCTGAATTGCATGGAATCATGTTGGCTATTAAATGTGCTAAGCAGAAGAATTGAAGAAATTTTTGAATTGAAACATACTCAATTTTTGGCCATTCGTGCATTTGTAAATAAAAGTATTGTCCTTTAACATCTtttacaataaataaaataatactttaGACACTATATCATCGTTTAGAACTAAACAATTTCATACTTTTAAATAACAAAgtgaatttcttcacccaccacctaaccttcttgcccacccttggtgaatttacaacattactccttgtttcggaagttcattttcgaaacggtacttttttttggaaaaaaggtgttttcggaaatgaacttccgaaaacgtgttttttttaatataaaatattgatttcggagatgcatctccgaaataaagttacattttcagaaaatgtggtgtttcggaagttcatctccgaacgcatcCCCTTGGAAGAATTCAGAAATGAaattccgaaatattccaagaccaaattggtcttggaatgtttcggatatacactcccgaaataattaataattattaaaaaaattaaaatcaaggtgaatcaatataattaataggtataaaatcaaggtgaatcaataaaatgaaggtgaatcaataaaatcaaggtgaatcaaaatatTCTAAACTATTTGaaacttaaaaattattttactaacttatataaatcaaaaacattttaattccataagtaaattttgaattatatagaattaaatataaaatttattcattaaataaaattaagacaaaatctttttttaatttttttaaactaaataaaaaattatctcatttttaattatgaatcagaatagaaatatataaatatataataattattagttttgtaaatgaaatatataaatatataatatataaatatataataattaatatataaatatataaatatataataattattataaattaaaacactcattttttaatttttataattattatataaatatataaatatatttataattaatatataataattattatataaatatataataattattataattattatataaatatataaattaaaacactcattttttaaatttttttttgtaaatacataatgattattataaatatataattaaaaaattataactcattttgtaagagaaattattttaatttttttaattaaaattattttaaattttaaaatatgaatcagaatagaaatatataataattattattcataactaataaattatatcaaaatatataattattattatttattactcataaattatatcaaatttataatatataaatttattcatatcctaaaattaatttttggaatttttagattttttttgttttttcggagatgcatctccgaattaatcaaaatcccaatttttgggattttttcataactgcatttccgaagtctgaaaaaatttagaaaaaaaaatatttcggaaatgcattgccgaagcaggggtaaaatgAGATTTTCGCTggagtgacccccatagggaggtgggtaaagaaaaaaccataaaaaatgtAGATTAATCAATGTATTTCTTTATTATAACTCTTCGTGGAATTCACACCCTAAATGtacttttgaaaattttatgaGGGATAGGTTGTACATAATCCAACTATAATTTTTGCTAGATTTTTTATGGGTTAGATTTTATAtgttatcttttatgtttttctttttgtaataaaaaatttaatttttttaaaaaaagtatagtaaaaataattataaaaaatatactttACAACACATTTTGAGTAGTATTTAATTCcaaagtatataaaaatatgtcCGAATAAATAtaaccaaataaaaaaaatgtaattgaTATGTTCAGAAATATATAAGTGAAAAGTTTGTgttgaatataaaaaatatatttcgaaAATTTTGTgctaatttgattaaaaatttataatgaagttttttaatttatatttaacataaatttatgagtttaaagatagtgcactgatGTAAACAAATTTTACAGATAcattcaattaaaatttttacacttgccatgtcatattaatttttttaaattaaaattgtgtatatctttttttctctaaatttatttatgaatttcTTAAGTTAACATTAATCTAGATGAGTAAGTAGTAGTGTCATTGAAAATTTAAACGGTTAACATAAATTAGGTCAATATAGAGATAGAGATACTATCATAAAAATGAAAGAAGTTTTgaattctactttttttttttaatttcaaaaaaaattgtttatactTTAATAGGGCAATCATACCGTTTGATATTTTGATTGTTACAAAGCTATTTTAGATTTTCTATAGATATTTTGCAATCAATTCCATTGAGTAACAAAAACTCATTGGTATTTGTTCAAATTTTTAATGAAtcattttaacaataaatacatactTTTTTTTGGCTGCCATTTGTAAAGCGTCCATTACAAATTCAGAAAGTTGTATTGCTAATTGCTTAGTCTTACTGTCATCTGCGATTTCTATACCATGGCTGCTGCCACTGCAACTGAATCAGTTGAACCTGGTGATAAAGTTACCTTGAGAGTAATGGTGGACAAACAAAAGAACGAAGTTGTGTATGCTGAGGCTGGGAAGGATTTTGTTGAAGCTCTCTTGAGCTTCTTAACCATGCCTTTAGGTACTATTGCATGACTTGTGGCTAAGGACTCAAATATGAAACCGGTTAAATTTGGCAGCATTAGCTCACTGTATCAAAGTGTATCAGATCTTGATGAACAATATCTATGTTCTCATATTTGCAAGGAAATGCTACTCAATCCAATGAATTCAATGGGAGTTTATTACGAGAAGGTCAAACTGAACATTGACGACACTCCCACCAGGGTTTTCTTGTGTGAGGATTGGATATGTGTGAGATGTATGAGATGTATGAGATGTATGAGCATTTTTAGCAATCCGAAATGCCCTTGTGGAAAGCTTTTGGAGATATCAGATGGAAGTTTGATAGCTGTTGAAAATGGCTTTGTAATGAAAGGTGCTACTTTTATAATAGATGACAATCTTTGTCTGATGCCTAATGATCTTGGAACAAGTCTATGTTTGCTTCAGAAGCGAGGAATCAACGGCACTGCAGATATTGAGAAAAAAACAATACTAGTTGGAAAGAAGGAGGCAGGTTTTCTCATTAGCTATTTCTCATATTTGATGTTGATTCTATATTTTTGTTGTTATGATAATTctttttgtgtgtgcaggtagcAGATCTTCTCAAGTTGTCCTTACTCTCCAAGACCCCTCTGACCGACTTTGTCTTAAAGAATAGTCAAATCCTTTGTAATTCAAACCCAAATTCCGAGATTAAACTTGGAAAGTGCTTACCATCTGATTCTGATGAAGGTAAGCAGATGGTTGTGAAAGTACTGCgaagaaaatcaaatagaaaGATTTTGTTTGCTACAGCAGAGGAAGATTTTGCAGACTTTCTGTTTAGTTTTCTTACTTTTCCTCTTGGAGGAGTGTTGCATATGCTAGAAG
The Vicia villosa cultivar HV-30 ecotype Madison, WI linkage group LG6, Vvil1.0, whole genome shotgun sequence genome window above contains:
- the LOC131614160 gene encoding uncharacterized protein LOC131614160, with the protein product MAAATATESVEPGDKVTLRVMVDKQKNEVVYAEAGKDFVEALLSFLTMPLDLDEQYLCSHICKEMLLNPMNSMGVYYEKVKLNIDDTPTRVFLCEDWICVRCMRCMRCMSIFSNPKCPCGKLLEISDGSLIAVENGFVMKGATFIIDDNLCLMPNDLGTSLCLLQKRGINGTADIEKKTILVGKKEVADLLKLSLLSKTPLTDFVLKNSQILCNSNPNSEIKLGKCLPSDSDEGKQMVVKVLRRKSNRKILFATAEEDFADFLFSFLTFPLGGVLHMLEGSSSLSCIDVLYRSIKELSPERCLTSKLLKDLLAKPPIFPKYDELRSQILPIGTIKLIYESDSDGMDSIEKKSPNSGGYATSPLTIMVTDDLVVTPMSSVDGVSYLERMNVPFNDVEELVIRIGLKEGLSILKASLTSTSALTNALNHYIDIYTIAYVHGRKLICWANLTSDNALTDRLYNLKKPKEEYEV